One region of Trinickia violacea genomic DNA includes:
- a CDS encoding proline--tRNA ligase, whose translation MKASRFFIGTLKEAPADAEIVSHKLMVRAGMIRRVAGGIYNYLPIGLRSIRKVEAIVREEMNRAGGLELLMPAVQPAELWQESGRWVQYGPELLRLKDRKQNDFVIGPTHEEVVTDIARNQIKSYRQMPVNFYQIQTKFRDEIRPRFGVMRGREFTMKDAYSFDKDMAGLQESYRKMYEAYVRIFTRIGLEFRAVAADNGSIGGSGSHEFHVIAETGEDSIAYCPTSDFAANVEAADALPLIAERAAPQEALKKTSTPGKAKCEAVAEYLNIPLERTIKSIVLATENEGAEPTIWLLMLRGDHDLNEIKAGKLPGLSGYRFATEEEIVEWFGTPPGYLGPLKTKKPVKVIADTTVAKMSDFVVGSNEVDFHTTGVNWGRDLPEPVVADIRNVRRGDPSPDGKGTLEICRGIEVGHVFQLGAKYSEAMNATFLDENGKPQPMIMGCYGIGITRILGAAIEQNFDERGIIWPEAIAPFEVVLCPMGYDRSDAVREQADKLYAQLVEAGIDVILDDRGERPGVMFADWELIGVPHRLVIGDRGLKEGKIEYQGRRDAEPTLLPVEEAAVTVTEKVRAALAG comes from the coding sequence ATGAAAGCCTCCCGTTTCTTTATCGGCACCCTGAAGGAAGCACCGGCCGACGCTGAGATCGTCAGCCACAAACTGATGGTGCGCGCGGGGATGATCCGCCGCGTCGCCGGTGGCATCTACAACTATCTGCCGATCGGCCTGCGCTCGATTCGCAAGGTGGAAGCGATCGTGCGCGAAGAAATGAACCGGGCGGGCGGGCTCGAACTCCTGATGCCGGCCGTGCAGCCGGCTGAGCTGTGGCAGGAGTCGGGGCGCTGGGTGCAGTACGGCCCCGAATTGCTGCGCTTGAAGGACCGCAAGCAGAACGACTTCGTGATCGGGCCGACGCACGAGGAAGTCGTCACCGATATCGCGCGCAACCAGATCAAGAGCTACCGGCAGATGCCGGTCAACTTCTACCAGATCCAGACGAAGTTTCGCGACGAGATCCGTCCGCGCTTCGGCGTGATGCGCGGACGCGAGTTCACGATGAAAGACGCCTACTCGTTCGATAAGGACATGGCTGGGCTGCAGGAGTCGTATCGCAAGATGTACGAAGCGTACGTGCGCATCTTCACGCGCATCGGCCTCGAATTCCGCGCGGTGGCGGCCGATAACGGCTCGATTGGCGGCAGCGGCTCGCACGAGTTCCACGTGATCGCCGAGACGGGCGAGGATTCGATCGCGTATTGCCCGACGTCGGACTTTGCGGCCAACGTCGAAGCCGCCGACGCGCTGCCGTTGATTGCCGAGCGCGCCGCGCCGCAAGAAGCGCTGAAGAAGACGTCGACGCCCGGCAAGGCGAAGTGCGAGGCCGTCGCCGAGTACTTGAACATCCCGCTCGAGCGGACGATCAAGTCGATCGTGCTCGCGACCGAAAACGAAGGCGCCGAGCCGACCATTTGGCTCTTGATGTTGCGCGGCGATCACGACCTGAACGAGATCAAGGCGGGCAAGCTGCCGGGCCTCTCCGGCTATCGCTTCGCGACGGAGGAGGAAATCGTCGAGTGGTTCGGCACGCCGCCGGGCTACCTCGGGCCGCTCAAGACGAAGAAGCCGGTCAAGGTGATTGCCGACACCACGGTCGCGAAGATGAGCGACTTCGTCGTCGGCTCGAACGAGGTCGACTTCCATACCACCGGCGTGAACTGGGGGCGCGATTTGCCGGAGCCGGTCGTGGCCGACATCCGCAACGTGCGCCGTGGCGATCCGTCGCCGGACGGTAAGGGCACGCTCGAGATCTGCCGCGGCATCGAAGTCGGGCACGTGTTCCAGCTCGGCGCGAAGTATTCGGAGGCGATGAACGCGACGTTCCTCGACGAAAACGGCAAGCCGCAGCCGATGATCATGGGCTGCTACGGCATCGGCATCACGCGCATTCTCGGCGCGGCGATCGAACAGAATTTCGACGAGCGCGGCATCATCTGGCCGGAAGCGATCGCGCCGTTCGAAGTCGTGCTGTGTCCGATGGGCTACGACCGCAGCGATGCCGTGCGCGAACAGGCCGACAAGCTCTACGCGCAACTGGTCGAGGCAGGCATCGACGTGATTCTCGACGACCGCGGCGAGCGCCCCGGCGTGATGTTCGCCGACTGGGAGTTGATCGGCGTGCCGCACCGGCTCGTGATCGGCGATCGCGGTCTCAAGGAAGGCAAGATCGAATACCAGGGCCGCCGCGACGCCGAACCGACGCTGCTGCCGGTAGAAGAAGCCGCCGTGACGGTGACGGAGAAAGTGCGCGCCGCGCTCGCCGGCTAA
- a CDS encoding CNP1-like family protein, which produces MKAIALAAACAAAGALLAACSSTPSNKDDSAFTYLLDRKGNWVENKVDTLPPLPEAGDLLPFDVSQNTPLQFSVDQKSLTVGSDGVVRYTVVVTSPAGARNVNYEGIRCDTYEWRQYAGLNADHDGWDRTVANPWQRIENGNLNAYQASLYQDYFCANKMPTGSAKTIVNNIRLRRTAASAIR; this is translated from the coding sequence TTGAAAGCGATTGCTCTCGCCGCGGCATGCGCCGCCGCCGGCGCCCTACTGGCGGCCTGCTCGAGTACGCCCAGCAACAAGGACGACAGCGCCTTTACCTACCTGCTGGACCGCAAGGGGAACTGGGTCGAAAACAAGGTCGACACCTTACCGCCGCTGCCGGAAGCGGGCGATCTGCTGCCGTTTGATGTCTCGCAGAACACGCCTCTGCAATTCTCGGTCGATCAGAAGTCGCTGACGGTGGGCTCGGACGGCGTCGTGCGCTATACGGTGGTGGTGACGAGCCCGGCCGGTGCTCGCAACGTCAACTATGAGGGTATTCGCTGCGACACCTACGAGTGGCGCCAATACGCGGGACTCAACGCGGACCACGATGGCTGGGACCGCACCGTGGCGAACCCGTGGCAGCGCATCGAGAACGGCAACCTGAATGCGTACCAGGCGTCGCTCTATCAGGATTACTTCTGCGCGAACAAGATGCCGACCGGTTCGGCAAAGACGATCGTCAATAACATCCGCTTGAGGCGTACCGCCGCGAGCGCGATCCGCTGA
- the cgtA gene encoding Obg family GTPase CgtA, producing the protein MKFIDEARIEVIAGDGGDGSASMRREKFVPFGGPDGGDGGRGGSVNAVADRNINTLIDYRYAKKHQARNGENGRGSDCYGKGGDDITLRMPVGTVITDMDTGELIADLTEHDQQVQVAKGGAGGLGNLHFKSSTNRAPRQKTEGKPGERRMLRLELKVLADVGLLGMPNAGKSTFISSVSNAKPKIADYPFTTLAPNLGVVRVGPSKSFVIADIPGLIEGAAEGAGLGHQFLRHLQRTGVLLHLVDLAPFDEDVDPVAEAKAIVNELRKYDEALYEKPRWLVLNKLDMVPEDEREARVADFLKRFEWDGPVFEISALTGQGCENLCYAVYDYLAAHSDAHRAAHEEDLAADVRFRDEAQPGTAADTAAPQD; encoded by the coding sequence ATGAAGTTCATTGACGAAGCGAGAATTGAAGTCATCGCCGGCGACGGAGGCGATGGCAGCGCGTCGATGCGCCGCGAGAAGTTCGTCCCGTTCGGCGGTCCGGACGGCGGCGACGGCGGCCGTGGCGGCAGCGTCAACGCGGTCGCCGACCGCAACATCAACACGCTGATCGACTACCGGTACGCCAAGAAACACCAGGCGCGCAACGGTGAAAACGGGCGCGGTTCGGATTGCTACGGCAAGGGCGGCGACGATATCACGCTGCGCATGCCGGTCGGCACCGTGATTACCGATATGGACACCGGTGAGCTGATCGCCGATCTGACCGAACACGATCAGCAGGTTCAGGTCGCGAAGGGCGGCGCGGGCGGCCTCGGCAACCTGCATTTCAAGTCGAGCACGAATCGCGCGCCGCGTCAGAAGACCGAAGGCAAGCCCGGCGAGCGTCGGATGCTGCGCCTCGAATTGAAGGTGCTGGCCGATGTGGGTCTGCTCGGCATGCCGAACGCGGGCAAATCGACGTTCATTTCGTCGGTGTCGAACGCGAAGCCGAAGATCGCCGACTACCCGTTCACGACGCTCGCGCCGAATCTCGGCGTCGTGCGCGTCGGCCCGAGCAAGAGCTTCGTCATCGCGGATATTCCTGGGCTGATCGAAGGCGCCGCGGAAGGAGCCGGTCTCGGCCACCAGTTCCTGCGCCATCTGCAGCGCACCGGCGTGTTGCTGCATCTCGTAGACCTCGCCCCGTTCGATGAGGACGTCGATCCGGTGGCGGAAGCGAAGGCAATCGTCAACGAGCTGCGCAAGTACGACGAAGCGCTGTATGAAAAACCGCGCTGGCTCGTGCTGAACAAGCTCGACATGGTGCCCGAAGACGAGCGCGAAGCGCGCGTCGCCGATTTCCTCAAGCGATTCGAGTGGGACGGTCCGGTGTTCGAGATTTCGGCGCTGACCGGCCAGGGTTGCGAGAATCTCTGCTACGCGGTGTACGACTACCTCGCTGCACACTCGGACGCGCACCGTGCGGCTCACGAGGAAGACCTTGCCGCCGACGTTCGCTTTCGCGATGAGGCTCAGCCCGGCACTGCAGCCGATACCGCCGCGCCGCAGGACTAA
- the rplU gene encoding 50S ribosomal protein L21, with translation MYAVIKTGGKQYKVAVGEKLKVEQIPADIDAEITLDQVLAVGEGESIQFGTPLVSGASVKATVVSHGRHAKVTIFKMRRRKHYQKHGGHRQNYTELRIDAINA, from the coding sequence ATGTACGCGGTCATAAAAACCGGCGGCAAGCAGTACAAGGTTGCCGTTGGCGAAAAACTTAAAGTAGAACAGATACCGGCAGACATTGACGCTGAAATCACGCTCGACCAGGTTCTCGCAGTAGGCGAAGGCGAATCGATTCAGTTCGGTACGCCGCTGGTGAGTGGGGCTTCCGTCAAGGCTACCGTTGTCTCCCACGGTCGTCACGCCAAAGTGACCATCTTCAAGATGCGTCGCCGGAAGCACTACCAAAAGCACGGCGGCCACCGCCAGAACTACACCGAACTGCGCATCGACGCGATCAACGCGTAA
- a CDS encoding MarC family protein — translation MEYNFLSATVLLLLITDPLGNIPLFISALKNVPKDRRVKVILREVAIAFVILLIFMVIGDRFLRMMHLTDISLRIGGGIVLFLIALRMVFPHPDGALGNDPRAGGEPFIVPLAIPALAGPSALATVMLLTSQSPGRVPEWIGALTVTMIVCAVVLVLAQRIQQWIGERTVMAFERLMGLVLVAISVEMILGGIRVFVHQL, via the coding sequence TTGGAGTACAACTTTCTATCGGCGACGGTCCTGCTGCTCCTGATCACCGATCCGCTCGGCAACATTCCGCTCTTCATCTCCGCGCTGAAGAACGTGCCGAAGGATCGGCGGGTCAAGGTGATCCTGCGGGAAGTGGCGATTGCGTTCGTGATCCTGCTGATCTTCATGGTGATCGGCGATCGCTTCCTGCGGATGATGCATCTGACCGATATTTCGCTGCGCATCGGCGGCGGCATCGTTCTGTTCCTGATCGCGCTGCGGATGGTCTTCCCGCATCCGGACGGCGCGCTCGGCAACGATCCGCGCGCGGGCGGCGAACCGTTTATCGTGCCGCTCGCGATTCCCGCACTGGCGGGTCCGTCTGCGCTCGCGACGGTGATGCTGCTGACTTCGCAGTCCCCGGGGCGGGTGCCCGAGTGGATCGGCGCGCTCACCGTGACGATGATCGTGTGCGCGGTCGTGCTGGTGCTCGCGCAGCGGATTCAGCAGTGGATCGGCGAGCGTACCGTGATGGCGTTCGAGCGGTTGATGGGGCTGGTGCTGGTTGCGATTTCGGTCGAGATGATTCTGGGCGGGATTCGGGTGTTCGTGCACCAGCTCTAG
- the rpmA gene encoding 50S ribosomal protein L27 translates to MAHKKAGGSSRNGRDSESKRLGVKVYGGQAINAGGIIVRQRGTRMHPGDNVGIGKDHTLFALTDGHVQFTTKGAAKKHMVNVIPAAV, encoded by the coding sequence ATGGCACACAAAAAAGCAGGCGGGTCTTCCCGCAACGGCCGCGATTCCGAGTCGAAGCGCCTCGGCGTCAAGGTCTACGGCGGCCAAGCGATCAACGCGGGCGGCATCATCGTGCGTCAACGCGGCACGCGCATGCACCCGGGCGACAATGTCGGTATCGGCAAGGATCACACGCTGTTCGCGCTGACTGACGGCCACGTCCAGTTCACGACGAAGGGCGCTGCCAAGAAGCACATGGTCAACGTGATTCCGGCCGCAGTCTGA
- the proB gene encoding glutamate 5-kinase, translating into MRSVIADSKRLVVKVGSSLVTNDGRGLDHAAIGRWAEQIAQLRAQGKEVVLVSSGAIAEGMQRLGWTKRPREIDELQAAAAVGQMGLAQVYESRFAEHSIRTAQILLTHADLADRERYLNARSTLLTLLRLGVVPIINENDTVVTDEIKFGDNDTLGALVANLIEGDALIILTDQRGLYTADPRKDPSATLVEQADAGSPELEAMAGGAGSSIGRGGMLTKILAAKRAAHSGADTVIASGREPEVLARLAAGEAIGTQLIARTARMAARKQWMADHLQVRGHVVIDDGAVEKLTVGGKSLLPIGVVDVQGAFARGEVIACLNAAGREVARGLTNYSSAEAKLIHRKPSTEIESILGYMLEPELIHRDNLVLI; encoded by the coding sequence ATGCGTTCTGTCATCGCCGATTCGAAACGCTTGGTAGTGAAAGTAGGGTCCAGTCTCGTGACGAACGACGGACGCGGGCTCGACCACGCAGCCATCGGCCGCTGGGCCGAGCAGATCGCGCAATTGCGCGCGCAAGGCAAGGAAGTGGTGCTCGTCAGTTCGGGGGCCATTGCCGAAGGGATGCAGCGCCTCGGCTGGACGAAGCGTCCGCGTGAAATCGACGAGTTGCAAGCTGCCGCCGCCGTTGGCCAGATGGGGCTCGCGCAAGTGTACGAAAGCCGGTTCGCCGAGCACTCGATCCGCACCGCGCAAATTCTGCTGACCCACGCGGATCTTGCCGACCGTGAACGCTATCTGAATGCGCGCTCGACGCTGTTGACGCTGCTGCGCCTCGGCGTCGTGCCGATCATCAACGAGAACGACACCGTCGTCACCGATGAAATCAAGTTTGGCGACAACGACACGCTCGGCGCGCTCGTTGCCAACCTGATCGAAGGCGACGCACTGATCATTTTGACCGATCAGCGCGGCCTGTACACCGCTGATCCTCGTAAAGACCCGAGCGCAACGCTCGTCGAGCAGGCGGATGCGGGCTCTCCGGAGTTGGAGGCGATGGCCGGCGGCGCGGGATCGAGCATCGGCCGCGGCGGGATGCTGACGAAGATCCTCGCCGCTAAGCGCGCGGCGCATAGCGGTGCCGACACCGTGATCGCGAGCGGCCGCGAGCCCGAGGTGCTGGCTCGGCTAGCTGCCGGCGAGGCAATCGGCACGCAATTGATCGCGCGGACGGCGCGCATGGCCGCCCGCAAGCAATGGATGGCCGATCATCTGCAGGTGCGCGGGCACGTCGTGATCGACGACGGCGCGGTCGAGAAGCTCACGGTAGGCGGCAAGAGCCTGTTGCCGATCGGTGTCGTGGACGTGCAGGGTGCGTTTGCGCGCGGCGAAGTGATCGCGTGCTTGAACGCCGCGGGTCGCGAAGTCGCACGTGGACTCACGAACTACAGCAGCGCCGAGGCGAAGCTGATTCACCGCAAGCCGAGCACCGAGATCGAGTCGATCCTCGGCTATATGCTCGAGCCCGAGCTGATTCATCGCGACAATCTCGTGCTGATTTGA
- a CDS encoding polyprenyl synthetase family protein, whose amino-acid sequence MSSTATSPPSAATLLAPIAQDMEQVNRVIRHRLASEVMLINQISEYIIGAGGKRLRPALLLLVARALGDTTGHRHELAAVVEFIHTATLLHDDVVDESDLRRGRQTANALFGNAASVLVGDFLYSRSFQMMVGVGKMRVMEILAEATNIISEGEVLQLLNMHDADVDEARYMQVIRYKTAKLFEAAAQLGAVLSGADATIEAAAAEFGRRIGTAFQIMDDWLDYTGTPESMGKNAGDDLREGKPTLPLIYLIERGTPEQSALAREAIEQGGTDRFETIFEAITRSGALDHTLQCARQEAQAAAAAISSFPDSIYKESLLELCSYSTTRQS is encoded by the coding sequence ATGTCGTCGACCGCCACCTCCCCCCCCAGCGCCGCCACCCTGCTTGCTCCGATCGCCCAAGACATGGAGCAAGTGAACCGCGTGATCCGGCACCGTTTGGCCTCCGAGGTGATGCTGATCAACCAGATCTCGGAATACATCATCGGTGCCGGCGGCAAACGGCTGCGTCCTGCGCTGTTGCTGTTGGTCGCCCGCGCACTCGGCGACACGACCGGCCATCGGCATGAACTGGCCGCCGTCGTCGAGTTCATCCATACCGCGACGCTTTTGCATGACGACGTCGTCGACGAATCGGATCTGCGCCGCGGCCGTCAGACTGCCAACGCGCTGTTCGGCAATGCGGCGAGCGTGCTGGTCGGCGACTTCCTGTATTCGCGCTCGTTCCAGATGATGGTGGGCGTCGGCAAGATGCGCGTGATGGAGATCCTCGCGGAGGCGACCAACATCATTTCCGAAGGCGAAGTGCTGCAATTGCTGAACATGCACGATGCCGACGTCGACGAAGCGCGCTACATGCAGGTGATCCGCTACAAGACGGCTAAGCTGTTCGAGGCCGCCGCCCAGCTCGGCGCAGTGCTGTCGGGCGCCGACGCCACGATCGAAGCAGCGGCTGCGGAATTCGGCCGCCGGATCGGCACCGCGTTCCAGATCATGGACGACTGGCTCGACTATACGGGCACACCGGAATCGATGGGCAAGAACGCCGGCGACGATCTGCGCGAAGGCAAACCCACGCTGCCGCTCATTTACCTGATCGAGCGCGGCACGCCCGAGCAATCGGCGTTGGCGCGGGAAGCCATTGAGCAGGGCGGCACGGATCGTTTCGAGACGATTTTCGAAGCGATCACGCGTTCGGGCGCGCTCGATCACACGCTCCAGTGCGCCCGTCAGGAGGCGCAGGCAGCCGCAGCAGCAATTTCTTCGTTTCCGGATTCCATTTACAAAGAAAGCCTGCTAGAATTATGTTCTTACTCGACGACGAGGCAGTCTTAA
- a CDS encoding GspE/PulE family protein, whose amino-acid sequence MAVAAPPIQGRSDFDSVLRASPAPFATTESAESTSRLTEAGDAPAVRLLAEILQDASRRNASDLHIEPAERGWRIRLRIDGVLHEIAQPPAHLRDAFVTRIKVLAKLDIAERRVPQDGRLRLAATPGKVEDYRVNSLPTLFGEKLVLRRLDGLPPDLSLDSLGLDARQAAIVDAAIRAPHGLMLVTGPTGSGKTLSLYCFLQMLNAESRNVCSVEDPAEIQLAGINQVSVREKAGLTFAVALRAFLRQDPDVIMVGEIRDEETADVALKAAQTGHLVLSTLHTNDAPAAITRLIDIGVAPYNLAAALRIVTAQRLVRRLCAHCRIPAPESPAALRAAGFAGDDPSSGWTPFSAKGCAACHGIGYRGRVGVHQVMPVSDAMRELIVARASAHEVARQARDDGVRTLREAALARVRDGTTSLAEAFSATEAT is encoded by the coding sequence ATCGCGGTTGCCGCCCCTCCAATACAGGGGCGTTCTGATTTCGACTCCGTTTTGCGAGCCTCGCCAGCCCCCTTCGCTACGACGGAGTCGGCAGAGTCAACCTCGCGACTAACCGAGGCCGGCGACGCGCCCGCCGTTCGGCTCCTCGCAGAGATTCTGCAAGACGCCTCTCGCCGCAATGCGTCGGACCTCCACATCGAGCCGGCCGAGCGCGGCTGGCGCATCCGCTTGCGAATCGACGGCGTGCTGCATGAAATCGCGCAGCCGCCTGCCCATTTGCGCGATGCGTTTGTTACGCGCATCAAAGTGCTTGCGAAGCTCGACATCGCCGAGCGCAGGGTGCCGCAAGACGGACGCTTGAGGCTCGCGGCGACGCCCGGCAAGGTCGAGGACTATCGCGTCAACTCGCTGCCGACACTCTTTGGCGAAAAGCTCGTGCTGCGCCGTCTCGATGGACTCCCCCCGGACCTCTCGCTTGATTCGCTCGGCCTCGATGCGCGGCAAGCCGCGATCGTCGACGCCGCAATCCGCGCGCCGCACGGCCTCATGCTCGTAACCGGTCCGACAGGCAGCGGCAAGACCTTGTCGCTGTACTGCTTCCTGCAAATGCTCAACGCCGAATCGCGCAACGTGTGTTCGGTAGAAGATCCCGCTGAGATCCAACTCGCAGGCATCAACCAGGTCAGCGTGCGCGAAAAAGCCGGGCTCACATTTGCCGTCGCGCTGAGAGCGTTTTTGCGGCAAGACCCGGACGTCATCATGGTCGGCGAGATTCGCGACGAGGAAACCGCCGACGTCGCGCTCAAGGCCGCGCAGACCGGCCACCTCGTGCTCTCGACGCTCCACACGAACGATGCGCCGGCCGCGATCACGCGGCTGATCGATATCGGCGTCGCGCCTTACAACCTCGCGGCTGCATTGCGGATCGTGACCGCGCAGCGGTTGGTGCGGCGCTTGTGCGCGCATTGCCGGATACCGGCGCCGGAATCGCCGGCAGCGCTGCGTGCGGCTGGCTTTGCCGGCGACGATCCGAGTAGCGGCTGGACGCCGTTCAGCGCCAAAGGCTGTGCCGCGTGCCACGGCATTGGGTATCGCGGGAGGGTCGGCGTGCATCAGGTGATGCCGGTATCCGACGCGATGCGCGAATTGATCGTTGCCCGCGCGAGCGCACACGAGGTTGCAAGGCAAGCACGGGACGATGGCGTACGGACGCTGCGAGAGGCAGCGCTCGCGCGTGTGCGCGATGGCACGACGAGCCTCGCCGAAGCGTTTAGCGCGACGGAGGCAACATGA
- a CDS encoding RNA pyrophosphohydrolase has translation MLDREGFRPNVGIILLNAHNEVFWGKRLREHSWQFPQGGIKYGETPMQAMYRELHEETGLLPEHVKIIGRTRDWLRYEVPDKFIKREVRGHYRGQKQIWFLLRMVGRDCDICLRATDHPEFDAWRWNEYWVPLDAVIEFKRDVYQLALTELSRFLRRPAPRAEKPRGHHGQRYPRVAASVTASAMGTITQVTIEATIETVESAGTVNTIGSEDGSDCLSAEPSDEQTRILRG, from the coding sequence ATGCTGGATCGTGAAGGCTTTCGCCCGAACGTCGGCATCATCCTCTTGAACGCGCACAACGAGGTGTTTTGGGGTAAGCGGCTGCGTGAACATTCCTGGCAATTTCCGCAAGGGGGCATCAAGTACGGTGAGACCCCCATGCAAGCGATGTATCGGGAGTTACACGAAGAAACCGGCTTGCTTCCGGAGCACGTCAAGATCATCGGTCGCACGCGCGACTGGTTGCGTTATGAGGTGCCGGACAAGTTCATCAAGCGTGAAGTACGCGGTCATTACCGCGGCCAGAAACAGATCTGGTTTCTGCTGCGGATGGTCGGACGCGATTGCGACATTTGCTTGCGCGCAACCGATCATCCGGAGTTCGACGCTTGGCGTTGGAACGAGTACTGGGTGCCGCTCGACGCGGTAATCGAGTTCAAGAGAGATGTGTATCAGTTGGCGTTGACGGAGTTGTCGCGGTTCCTGCGGCGTCCGGCGCCGCGCGCGGAAAAACCGCGCGGGCATCACGGGCAACGGTATCCGCGCGTCGCGGCGTCGGTGACGGCGTCCGCGATGGGCACGATCACCCAGGTGACGATCGAAGCGACGATCGAGACTGTGGAGTCTGCTGGCACGGTCAACACGATAGGCTCGGAAGACGGCTCGGATTGCCTGTCGGCCGAACCTTCCGACGAGCAAACGCGCATCCTGCGCGGCTAA
- a CDS encoding HlyC/CorC family transporter: MEQLPLWAQVCAVFLLLFCSSFFSISETAMMALNRHRLKYLTTKGTLGAKTTQNLLSRTDQLLGVILIGNNLFNTIIPVLTTSIAIHTFGHDNLVLSIATGIVAFLIIVFAEITPKIVGATYPEKIALPASLIIAPLIRVLRPIVWFVNLFANAILSVLHINTKGGRDQRLSTEELRTIVLESGSFMPTKHRSILLNLFDLENISVDDVMIPRRRIEALDFDAPFEDILHQLETCYHNKLIVYQGDIDRVLGVLHVRKTLAALHNQELERETLRELLAEPYFVPSGTPVFQQLQYFQESRHRAALVVNEYGELQGLVTPEDIIEELIGEFTTSIPRSASSRSGWNEDGECIVAGSMPLRELNRWLHLTLPTDGPKTLNGLILEALEEIPEGDVCLQVSGVRLEVLRSDDQAVRTVKIFKPDVPNSAKPARTALD; this comes from the coding sequence GTGGAACAACTCCCGTTATGGGCGCAGGTTTGCGCCGTCTTCCTGCTGCTCTTTTGCTCCAGTTTCTTCTCGATCTCCGAGACGGCGATGATGGCGCTCAACCGCCATCGCCTGAAGTACCTGACGACCAAGGGCACGCTCGGCGCGAAAACGACCCAAAACCTGCTGTCGCGCACCGACCAATTGCTCGGCGTGATCCTGATCGGCAATAACTTGTTCAACACGATCATCCCGGTCCTGACAACGTCGATTGCGATACATACGTTCGGGCACGATAACCTCGTGCTGTCGATCGCGACCGGTATCGTCGCGTTCCTGATCATCGTGTTTGCAGAAATCACGCCGAAAATCGTCGGCGCGACCTACCCGGAAAAAATCGCACTGCCCGCGAGCCTGATCATCGCGCCATTGATACGCGTGCTGCGCCCGATCGTCTGGTTCGTCAATCTCTTCGCGAATGCGATCCTGAGCGTGCTGCACATCAATACGAAGGGCGGCCGCGACCAGCGTCTGTCCACCGAGGAGCTGCGCACGATCGTGCTCGAGTCCGGCAGCTTCATGCCGACCAAGCACCGCAGCATCCTGTTGAATCTGTTCGATCTCGAGAACATTTCCGTCGACGACGTCATGATTCCGCGCCGCCGGATCGAAGCGCTCGATTTCGACGCGCCGTTCGAAGACATCCTCCACCAGCTCGAAACCTGCTATCACAACAAGCTGATCGTCTATCAGGGCGATATCGACCGCGTGCTCGGCGTGCTCCACGTGCGCAAGACGCTGGCCGCGCTGCATAACCAGGAACTCGAGCGAGAAACCCTGCGCGAGCTGCTTGCCGAGCCGTATTTCGTGCCGTCCGGCACGCCCGTGTTCCAGCAGCTCCAGTATTTCCAGGAAAGCCGGCATCGTGCAGCGCTCGTCGTCAACGAGTATGGCGAACTGCAAGGGCTCGTCACGCCCGAGGACATCATCGAGGAGCTGATCGGCGAATTCACGACGTCTATTCCGCGCAGCGCGAGTTCGCGAAGCGGCTGGAACGAGGACGGTGAATGCATTGTCGCGGGCAGCATGCCGTTGCGCGAGCTGAACCGCTGGCTGCATTTGACTCTGCCGACCGACGGGCCGAAGACGCTGAACGGCTTGATACTTGAAGCGCTTGAAGAGATACCGGAGGGAGACGTCTGCTTGCAGGTCAGCGGCGTTCGGCTCGAAGTGCTGCGCAGCGACGATCAAGCGGTTCGCACCGTCAAGATCTTCAAGCCGGACGTGCCGAATTCGGCAAAGCCCGCCAGGACTGCACTCGATTAG
- a CDS encoding BON domain-containing protein, with amino-acid sequence MKTMKTFVAAAIAVSAIVATVPVVHAQGTTAATAAPSTRAANRQLSKQVMATLYKHKGMDWADVIAVARSGKITLVGMVPNQAQIDLAGKVAGSVAGVTSVTNNLTVDEEGQH; translated from the coding sequence ATGAAAACCATGAAGACCTTCGTCGCCGCAGCGATCGCCGTCAGCGCCATTGTTGCGACCGTGCCCGTTGTTCACGCACAAGGGACGACTGCGGCAACTGCAGCTCCGTCGACTAGAGCAGCAAATAGGCAGTTGTCGAAGCAAGTTATGGCGACGTTGTACAAGCATAAGGGTATGGATTGGGCTGATGTTATAGCCGTCGCGCGTAGCGGCAAGATTACGCTTGTAGGAATGGTTCCAAATCAGGCGCAGATAGATCTCGCAGGGAAAGTTGCTGGAAGTGTTGCTGGAGTGACGTCGGTCACGAACAATCTGACAGTGGACGAAGAAGGACAACATTAA